A single window of Martelella sp. NC20 DNA harbors:
- a CDS encoding transporter substrate-binding domain-containing protein, translating into MKSVLNPKFLLIGAAIAVSLCANIASAEDLLDRIKADKEFTVATEARFAPFEFVENGQIVGYSADIMVEIMKDLPGVELNRLDLPWQGILPGLAASRFDYVVTSVTVTPERMQAYHLSTPIADATMAILKRKGDTEITAPEDIAGKAVGSQAGSAQLAALETFADTLKSGGGAVTVKTYTDFTEAYADLAAGRIQAVVNSLPNLLEAARQRPDVFEVVLPTFGPKTYFSWAGRNDADSDTLNAFMDGELARLNETGKLAELQTKWFGAPMELPLSLPAAE; encoded by the coding sequence ATGAAAAGCGTGTTGAACCCGAAATTCCTGCTGATCGGCGCTGCCATCGCAGTCAGCCTTTGTGCAAACATCGCCAGCGCCGAGGATCTGCTCGACAGGATCAAGGCGGACAAGGAATTCACCGTCGCGACCGAGGCCCGGTTCGCGCCGTTCGAATTCGTCGAAAATGGCCAGATCGTAGGCTATTCGGCCGATATCATGGTGGAAATCATGAAAGACCTGCCCGGCGTGGAACTCAACCGTCTCGACCTGCCATGGCAGGGCATTCTGCCGGGTCTCGCCGCAAGCCGCTTCGACTATGTGGTAACCTCCGTCACGGTCACGCCGGAGCGCATGCAGGCCTATCACCTCTCGACGCCGATCGCCGATGCGACGATGGCGATCCTGAAACGCAAGGGCGACACGGAAATCACAGCGCCTGAAGATATCGCCGGCAAGGCGGTCGGCTCCCAGGCCGGTTCCGCGCAGCTTGCAGCACTCGAAACCTTCGCCGACACGCTGAAATCCGGCGGCGGCGCGGTGACGGTAAAGACCTACACCGATTTCACCGAAGCCTACGCCGATCTCGCCGCAGGCCGCATTCAGGCGGTGGTGAACTCGCTGCCCAATCTTCTCGAAGCCGCGCGCCAGCGACCCGATGTCTTCGAGGTGGTTCTGCCGACCTTCGGACCCAAGACCTATTTTTCCTGGGCCGGCCGCAACGATGCCGACAGCGACACGCTGAACGCGTTCATGGATGGTGAACTCGCCAGGCTCAACGAAACCGGCAAGCTTGCCGAGTTGCAGACGAAATGGTTCGGCGCGCCGATGGAGCTGCCGCTCTCCCTGCCGGCCGCCGAGTAA
- a CDS encoding serine hydrolase domain-containing protein yields MSEKLDDNAEAFLREMVASEHFSGVVLVTSRERTVHKRAYGPSGKVQPNRTDRRLHVGSLTKQFTAVAIMQLVETGAIKLDEPINALLPETYRARIWSEISLSHLLTHTSGIPDYAVVREYYDVVDGWAFSATIDGMIREAMGSPLNFAPGARFQYSNIGFTLLGKIIEHGTGRRYGDYIRQELLDPLGMADSEIHDEGFRSRPDDAPGLRWDDSACGHVADDIVSLPVTPADGGLVTTADDFARWVSVYRRMALPELTKPSLERMLQPVVPIDATRWPGRDLRGPACYGFGVMRSGDLIMHEGSIVGFRSYFIYSLNDDLLIAVFSNNTANDVFRIAAGLFGLYDRA; encoded by the coding sequence TTGAGCGAAAAACTCGATGACAACGCGGAAGCCTTTCTCCGGGAGATGGTTGCAAGCGAACACTTTTCCGGCGTCGTTCTGGTCACGTCCCGGGAGCGGACCGTTCACAAGCGCGCCTATGGGCCGTCAGGAAAGGTTCAGCCGAACCGGACGGACCGCCGGCTGCACGTCGGTTCGCTCACAAAACAATTCACGGCAGTAGCCATCATGCAGCTGGTAGAGACCGGGGCGATCAAACTCGATGAGCCGATCAACGCCCTGCTGCCGGAGACGTACCGCGCGCGCATCTGGAGCGAAATTTCCCTCAGCCATCTTCTGACCCACACCAGCGGAATCCCCGATTACGCGGTCGTCCGCGAATACTACGATGTTGTAGATGGATGGGCGTTTTCCGCGACAATCGACGGCATGATCCGGGAGGCGATGGGAAGCCCGCTCAACTTCGCGCCCGGCGCGCGGTTTCAATATTCAAACATCGGCTTCACCTTGCTCGGCAAGATCATCGAGCATGGCACAGGGCGTCGTTACGGCGACTATATCAGGCAAGAGCTTCTGGATCCCCTCGGCATGGCGGATTCCGAAATTCATGACGAAGGCTTCCGGTCGCGGCCGGACGACGCTCCGGGTCTTCGGTGGGACGATAGCGCCTGCGGGCATGTCGCGGATGACATCGTGTCTCTGCCCGTCACCCCCGCCGATGGCGGTCTGGTGACCACCGCGGATGATTTTGCGCGATGGGTGAGCGTCTACAGGCGCATGGCGCTTCCGGAGCTTACGAAACCATCCCTTGAGCGCATGCTTCAGCCGGTCGTGCCCATCGATGCGACGCGCTGGCCTGGACGCGATCTGCGCGGCCCGGCCTGCTACGGTTTTGGCGTGATGAGAAGCGGCGACCTGATCATGCATGAGGGTAGCATTGTCGGGTTCCGGAGCTATTTTATCTACAGCCTCAATGACGATCTGCTGATCGCGGTCTTTTCCAACAATACGGCCAACGATGTTTTTCGAATAGCCGCAGGGCTTTTCGGCCTATACGATCGCGCATGA
- a CDS encoding Leu/Phe/Val dehydrogenase: MSIFEHQDFDNHETVVFARDQASGLRAIIALHSTRLGPATGGCRLWAYDSEADALKDALRLSRGMSFKNAAAGLNLGGGKGVIMLEPGQSKTPELMRAFGRAVERLNGAYITAEDVGVDTDDMAEVRTETRHVTGLADGALASGDPSPVTARGVFESMKTAARLVLKRESLAGRHVAVQGLGHVGWRLCELLNADGASLTVADINGEHLEKAQVAFDAGIADTKDIHKIDCDIFAPCALGGILTRQTVPEVRARLIVGAANNQLAEESLAGALQERGITYLPDFIVNAGGIMNAAAEIEGVVAKSWIEEKLSGLQDQIERILEHAAVESRPPHQIAIEIAGKRLAMAR, translated from the coding sequence ATGTCGATTTTCGAGCATCAAGATTTTGACAATCACGAAACCGTGGTCTTTGCCCGCGATCAGGCCTCCGGCCTCAGAGCCATCATCGCGCTGCACTCGACACGGCTCGGGCCGGCCACCGGCGGATGCCGCCTGTGGGCCTATGACAGCGAGGCCGATGCCCTCAAAGACGCGCTCCGCCTTTCGCGCGGCATGAGCTTCAAGAACGCGGCGGCAGGCCTCAATCTCGGGGGAGGCAAGGGCGTTATCATGCTGGAACCGGGTCAGTCGAAAACGCCGGAGCTGATGCGCGCCTTCGGGCGTGCCGTCGAGCGTCTGAACGGCGCCTATATCACCGCTGAAGACGTGGGCGTCGATACCGATGACATGGCAGAGGTTCGAACCGAGACCCGCCATGTCACCGGCCTTGCGGATGGCGCGCTGGCAAGTGGCGACCCGTCGCCCGTCACCGCCAGAGGGGTGTTCGAATCGATGAAGACCGCGGCGCGGCTCGTCCTGAAGCGGGAGAGCCTTGCCGGTCGTCATGTCGCCGTTCAGGGGCTTGGGCATGTGGGGTGGCGGCTCTGCGAACTGCTCAACGCAGACGGCGCCAGTCTCACCGTGGCCGATATCAACGGGGAGCATCTGGAAAAGGCGCAGGTTGCTTTCGACGCCGGCATCGCCGACACGAAGGACATCCACAAGATCGACTGCGATATCTTCGCCCCATGCGCGCTTGGCGGTATCCTGACGCGGCAAACGGTTCCGGAGGTTCGGGCGCGTCTCATCGTCGGGGCGGCAAACAATCAGCTTGCCGAGGAGAGTCTGGCCGGCGCTCTGCAGGAGCGGGGCATTACCTATCTGCCCGACTTCATCGTCAATGCCGGCGGCATCATGAACGCCGCCGCGGAAATCGAAGGGGTCGTGGCCAAAAGCTGGATCGAGGAGAAGCTTTCAGGTCTTCAGGACCAGATCGAAAGGATCCTCGAACACGCCGCAGTTGAAAGCCGCCCGCCGCACCAGATTGCAATCGAAATTGCCGGCAAACGGCTGGCAATGGCCCGATGA
- the speB gene encoding agmatinase, giving the protein MTAHGYDSGRLNLPFVGISTFAKSPYVENWDAIDADVAILGAPFDFGTQWRAGARFGPRGIREASTLFSFGHAGAYDHEDDVTYLEGVRMVDLGDADIIHTDTMKSHANIEFGVRKILSAGALPVVLGGDHSVNIPCINAFSDEEPVHLVQVDAHLDFVDERHGVRFGHGSPMRRASEKPWVTGMTQIGIRNVSSTAREGYEYARAQGSDILSVRQFRKQGVEAVLARIPARKRYYLSIDIDGFDPSIAPGTGTPSHGGFLYYEVLELVAGLAKRGQIVGIDLVEVAPDYDHTGTTAILAAQILLNAIGRVFAAR; this is encoded by the coding sequence ATGACCGCCCACGGCTATGACAGCGGACGTCTGAACCTGCCCTTCGTCGGCATCTCCACCTTTGCCAAGAGCCCCTATGTCGAGAACTGGGATGCGATCGACGCCGACGTGGCGATCCTCGGCGCGCCCTTTGATTTCGGCACGCAATGGCGCGCCGGCGCGCGCTTCGGTCCGCGCGGCATCCGCGAGGCCTCCACGCTGTTTTCCTTCGGCCATGCCGGCGCCTACGATCACGAGGACGACGTGACCTATCTCGAAGGGGTGCGGATGGTCGATCTCGGCGACGCCGACATCATCCATACCGACACGATGAAAAGCCACGCCAATATCGAATTCGGCGTGCGCAAGATTCTGTCTGCCGGCGCGCTGCCGGTGGTGCTCGGCGGCGATCACTCGGTCAACATTCCCTGCATCAATGCGTTTTCCGACGAGGAGCCGGTTCATCTGGTGCAGGTCGACGCCCATCTCGATTTCGTCGACGAGCGTCATGGCGTCCGCTTCGGCCACGGCAGCCCGATGCGCCGCGCCTCCGAAAAGCCCTGGGTCACGGGCATGACCCAGATCGGCATCCGCAACGTGTCGTCCACGGCAAGGGAAGGCTATGAATATGCCCGGGCGCAAGGATCCGACATTCTGTCAGTCCGCCAGTTTCGCAAACAGGGCGTGGAGGCCGTTCTTGCCCGCATCCCTGCCCGAAAGCGCTACTACCTCTCAATCGACATCGATGGCTTCGACCCCTCGATCGCGCCCGGAACCGGCACGCCGAGCCATGGCGGTTTCCTCTATTACGAAGTGCTGGAGCTTGTCGCGGGCCTGGCAAAACGCGGTCAGATCGTCGGCATCGATCTGGTCGAGGTCGCGCCTGACTACGACCATACCGGAACGACCGCCATCCTCGCCGCCCAGATCCTGCTGAACGCCATCGGGAGAGTGTTCGCGGCGCGGTAG
- a CDS encoding DUF2182 domain-containing protein, whose amino-acid sequence MSPLKEVCLNHCRSPLAFLAHYWKPGKLGALQMGARHAVVCVGCCWAMMGVMFAVGTMNLVWMALLTVFMFAEKVMPYGRVTAFSIASILVVMGGWIAVSPDTAPLLKDPLIYGSSICRSIF is encoded by the coding sequence GTGTCGCCCTTAAAGGAAGTCTGCCTCAACCATTGCCGTTCCCCGCTTGCGTTTCTTGCGCATTACTGGAAGCCGGGCAAACTTGGCGCGCTCCAGATGGGCGCTCGTCATGCAGTTGTTTGCGTCGGATGCTGCTGGGCCATGATGGGTGTCATGTTCGCCGTCGGCACCATGAACCTCGTCTGGATGGCATTGCTGACAGTCTTCATGTTCGCAGAAAAGGTAATGCCATATGGCAGGGTGACGGCATTCTCGATAGCCTCCATCCTCGTCGTCATGGGCGGATGGATAGCAGTTTCTCCAGATACAGCACCGTTGTTGAAGGACCCGCTGATTTACGGCTCCAGCATCTGCCGAAGCATATTTTGA
- a CDS encoding LysR family transcriptional regulator yields MQLAQTDLRSLTVFRAVVEHQSFLGAQIALGLSQSAVSFHIKALEERLGFTLCRRGRSGFELTDRGAMLHERSKTLFLALNAFESEIGTLKNRITGTLRLGLVDNTITDRDMPIHKVIARIADKAPEARVELTIDTPDALLTEIANGGLDIAILPETQPYQGLQLSRLREEAHSLYCGKGHPLFAVAEEALSVVRIEAFDFVVRPYANMRELQHFPKARARATASNMEAQAMFVMSGRYLGYLPDHFAEERVQQGIFRPLMAGTTAIRSTFVIATRAAEKPSTIIDFFIRELAGFASEALHGQKRHSAAGGRIERKTR; encoded by the coding sequence ATGCAGCTTGCCCAGACCGACCTTCGCTCGCTCACCGTTTTCCGCGCTGTCGTCGAACACCAGAGCTTCCTCGGCGCGCAGATCGCGCTTGGCCTCAGCCAGTCGGCGGTGAGCTTTCACATCAAGGCGCTTGAGGAGAGACTGGGGTTCACGCTCTGCCGGCGGGGTCGATCCGGTTTTGAGCTGACGGATCGCGGCGCGATGCTGCATGAGCGCTCGAAGACGCTGTTTCTGGCGCTCAACGCCTTTGAAAGCGAGATCGGGACGCTGAAGAACCGCATCACCGGGACGCTGCGGCTCGGCCTGGTGGACAATACGATCACCGACCGGGATATGCCGATCCACAAGGTGATTGCCCGCATCGCCGACAAAGCGCCGGAAGCGCGCGTTGAGCTGACGATCGATACCCCCGACGCGCTCCTGACCGAGATCGCAAATGGCGGTCTCGATATCGCGATCCTTCCCGAGACCCAGCCCTATCAGGGATTGCAGCTTTCCCGCCTCAGGGAGGAGGCCCACTCGCTTTATTGCGGCAAGGGTCATCCGTTGTTTGCGGTGGCGGAAGAGGCGCTGTCCGTGGTCCGGATCGAAGCGTTCGATTTCGTCGTCAGGCCCTATGCCAATATGAGAGAATTGCAGCATTTTCCGAAAGCGCGCGCCCGCGCCACCGCCTCCAACATGGAAGCCCAGGCCATGTTCGTCATGTCGGGCCGCTATCTCGGCTATCTGCCGGATCACTTCGCCGAGGAGCGTGTCCAGCAGGGCATTTTCCGCCCGCTGATGGCCGGGACGACCGCGATCCGGTCGACATTCGTGATCGCCACGCGGGCGGCCGAAAAACCGTCCACGATCATCGACTTCTTCATTCGCGAGCTTGCAGGCTTCGCGTCCGAAGCCCTGCACGGGCAGAAAAGACATTCAGCAGCAGGGGGCCGGATTGAGCGAAAAACTCGATGA
- the istA gene encoding IS21 family transposase: MELYLKVRLAVSEGMSRRQAAKHFNISRDSVAKMLSYSTPPGYQRQSPVRRPKLDAFVSTIDHWLDEDRHVPRKQRHTAKRVFDRLRDECGFTGGYTIIKGYIREREQRRQEVFVPLSHPPGHAQADFGEATVVIGGVEQKAHFFVLDLPHSDGCYVRAYPAAVAEAWVDGHVHAFAFFGAVPPSIVYDNDRCLVAKILPDGTRKRATLFSGFLSHYLIRDRYGRPGKGNDKGNVEGLVGYARRNFMVPIPQFPTWDAFNAFLEEQCRKRQRDRLRGESEMIGERLQRDLAAMQSLPASPFDACDQASARVTAQSLVRYKTNDYSVPVAYGHQDVWVRGYVDKVVIGCRGEIIARHPRSFDREDVIFDPVHYLPLIEQKINALDQAAPLQGWDLPEEFATLCRLMEGRMAKHGRREYVQVLRLLESFDMADLHAAIKQAIHLGAIGFDAVKHLILCRVERRPPRLDLSIYPYLPRATVETTSAKAYMGLLSSGKGEAA; encoded by the coding sequence GTGGAACTTTATCTGAAGGTTCGTCTGGCCGTCTCGGAAGGGATGAGCCGACGTCAGGCAGCCAAGCACTTCAACATATCCCGCGACAGCGTAGCGAAGATGTTGTCGTATTCGACGCCTCCTGGCTATCAGCGACAATCACCGGTCCGGCGGCCGAAGCTGGACGCGTTCGTTTCAACGATCGACCACTGGTTGGACGAAGACAGACACGTACCGCGCAAACAGCGCCATACAGCCAAGCGTGTGTTTGACCGGCTTCGTGATGAGTGCGGGTTCACCGGCGGCTATACGATTATCAAGGGCTATATCCGGGAGCGGGAACAGCGCCGTCAGGAAGTCTTCGTGCCGCTTTCTCATCCGCCCGGCCATGCGCAGGCCGATTTCGGTGAGGCGACGGTCGTGATCGGAGGTGTCGAGCAGAAAGCCCATTTCTTCGTACTCGATCTTCCGCATAGCGACGGTTGCTATGTGCGGGCTTATCCGGCGGCGGTAGCCGAGGCTTGGGTCGATGGCCACGTCCATGCGTTCGCCTTCTTCGGGGCCGTGCCTCCATCAATCGTCTATGACAATGACCGCTGCCTTGTGGCGAAGATCCTGCCTGATGGCACGCGCAAGCGGGCAACACTGTTCAGCGGGTTCCTGTCCCATTATCTGATCCGGGATCGCTATGGCCGCCCCGGAAAGGGTAATGACAAGGGGAATGTCGAGGGCCTCGTGGGCTATGCGCGGCGTAACTTCATGGTCCCCATCCCGCAGTTTCCAACGTGGGATGCGTTCAATGCCTTTCTGGAAGAACAGTGCCGCAAGCGCCAGCGCGACAGGCTGCGTGGTGAGAGCGAGATGATCGGTGAACGGCTGCAGCGTGATCTGGCTGCCATGCAGTCCTTGCCAGCCTCCCCATTTGACGCCTGCGATCAGGCCAGCGCCAGGGTCACGGCACAGTCTCTCGTTCGCTACAAGACGAACGACTATTCCGTACCCGTCGCCTACGGTCACCAGGACGTCTGGGTCCGAGGCTATGTCGACAAGGTGGTGATTGGTTGCCGCGGCGAGATCATCGCCCGCCATCCCAGGAGCTTTGATCGGGAGGATGTCATCTTCGACCCTGTGCATTACCTGCCGCTGATCGAGCAGAAGATCAATGCGCTGGATCAGGCAGCCCCTTTGCAGGGCTGGGATCTGCCGGAGGAGTTCGCGACACTGTGCCGTCTGATGGAAGGCCGCATGGCAAAGCATGGCCGGCGAGAATACGTGCAGGTTCTTCGACTGCTGGAAAGCTTCGATATGGCTGACCTGCATGCGGCGATCAAGCAAGCCATTCATCTCGGTGCGATCGGCTTCGACGCCGTCAAACATCTGATTCTTTGCCGGGTGGAGCGCCGGCCGCCGCGACTTGATCTGTCGATCTATCCCTACCTGCCGAGAGCAACCGTGGAGACGACATCGGCGAAGGCGTATATGGGCCTCCTGTCATCGGGGAAGGGAGAAGCGGCATGA
- a CDS encoding amino acid ABC transporter ATP-binding protein produces the protein MSKTKPAISIRGLEKRFGDKTVLCGIDLEVNDRDVLCIIGPSGSGKSTLLRAMAFLDAYEGGNVEIFGRLIGWRETPLGRERMRGKALSEIRRPLGMVFQHFHLWPHMSVLENVTLALRLVQRVSRAEADKAGSAVLDKVGLADFADRRPESLSGGQKQRVAIARALAMKPKAMLFDEPTSALDPELVGEVLAVMKTLAAEGMTMVIVTHEMGFAAHAANRVVFMDGGRIVEEGPPARLFAKPKSERLTQFLQTWRERAL, from the coding sequence ATGAGCAAGACAAAACCGGCCATTTCCATTCGCGGACTGGAAAAGCGCTTCGGCGACAAGACGGTGCTTTGCGGCATCGATCTCGAGGTGAACGATCGCGACGTTTTATGCATCATCGGTCCTTCGGGCTCAGGCAAGAGCACGCTCCTGCGCGCTATGGCCTTTCTCGATGCCTATGAAGGCGGCAACGTCGAGATTTTCGGCCGGTTGATCGGATGGCGGGAAACACCGCTCGGGCGCGAACGGATGCGCGGAAAGGCGCTGTCTGAAATCCGCCGTCCGCTCGGCATGGTATTCCAGCATTTCCACCTGTGGCCGCATATGAGCGTTCTCGAAAACGTCACGCTGGCTCTGCGGCTGGTCCAGCGCGTCTCGCGCGCCGAGGCCGACAAGGCGGGAAGCGCCGTGCTCGACAAGGTCGGCCTCGCCGACTTCGCCGACCGCCGCCCGGAGAGCCTGTCCGGCGGGCAGAAGCAACGCGTCGCAATCGCAAGGGCGCTGGCGATGAAGCCGAAGGCGATGCTGTTCGACGAACCGACCTCGGCGCTCGATCCCGAACTGGTCGGCGAGGTCCTCGCGGTGATGAAGACGCTCGCCGCCGAGGGCATGACCATGGTCATCGTCACCCATGAAATGGGCTTTGCCGCGCACGCCGCAAACCGCGTCGTGTTCATGGATGGCGGCAGGATCGTCGAGGAAGGCCCGCCCGCACGACTGTTCGCAAAGCCGAAAAGCGAGCGCCTGACCCAATTTCTACAGACCTGGCGCGAGCGCGCGCTCTGA
- the istB gene encoding IS21-like element helper ATPase IstB, translating into MSTEAPEILLAHDLKSLKLPTFQREYQKLARLCATEGVDHIGYLTRLAEREMIERDRRKVERRIKAAKFPVVKSLDSFDFTAIPKLNKMQVLELARCEWIERRENVIALGPSGTGKTHIALALGLAACQKGLSVGFTTAAAMVSEMMEARDERRLLRFQKQMAGYKLLIIDELGFVPLSKTGAELLFELISQRYERGATLITSNLPFDEWTEILGSERLTGALLDRVTHHVNILEMNGDSYRLAQSRARKAG; encoded by the coding sequence ATGAGCACCGAAGCACCCGAGATCCTGCTTGCCCACGACCTCAAGAGCCTGAAGCTGCCGACCTTCCAGCGGGAGTATCAGAAACTGGCCCGGCTTTGCGCCACCGAGGGCGTTGATCATATCGGATACCTCACCCGGCTTGCCGAGCGGGAAATGATCGAACGGGATCGCCGCAAGGTCGAGCGCCGTATCAAGGCAGCCAAATTCCCGGTTGTCAAAAGCCTCGACAGTTTCGATTTTACCGCCATACCGAAGCTCAACAAGATGCAGGTGCTGGAACTGGCCCGCTGCGAATGGATCGAGCGTCGCGAGAACGTCATCGCTCTCGGCCCCAGCGGAACCGGGAAGACGCACATAGCGCTCGCCCTTGGCCTGGCCGCCTGCCAGAAGGGCCTGTCCGTTGGCTTCACCACAGCAGCTGCCATGGTCAGCGAGATGATGGAGGCCCGTGACGAGCGGCGTCTCCTACGTTTCCAGAAGCAGATGGCAGGATACAAGCTGCTGATCATCGACGAACTTGGCTTCGTGCCGTTGTCAAAGACCGGCGCGGAGCTGCTGTTCGAGTTGATCTCGCAACGCTATGAGCGGGGCGCCACCCTGATCACCAGCAATCTGCCCTTTGACGAATGGACAGAAATCCTGGGATCCGAGCGACTGACTGGCGCTCTGCTCGACCGCGTCACCCACCACGTCAACATTCTCGAAATGAATGGCGACAGCTATCGTCTCGCCCAAAGCCGCGCCAGAAAGGCTGGCTGA
- a CDS encoding YitT family protein, producing MKPGTSLSGSVRKALDDVQGLSFGLVSTALGFVCLQAAGLMTGQTAGLAIIIAHLTGWSFGLCFFVVNLPFYLIGYRLTGLGFILRTFVCVTVLSVLVAFLPGLFAFKTLNPLAAAIAFGVLVGLGLLGIIRHGGSLGGIGIAALVVQARWKIPAGYVQLASDILIFCCGLFLFPLDLMVNSFIGAVILNAVIAWNHRSGRYIG from the coding sequence ATGAAACCTGGAACCAGCCTTTCGGGGTCGGTTAGAAAGGCCCTGGACGATGTTCAGGGCCTCAGTTTCGGTCTCGTATCCACGGCGCTCGGTTTTGTCTGTCTGCAGGCAGCCGGCCTGATGACGGGCCAGACCGCCGGTCTGGCGATCATCATCGCCCATCTCACCGGCTGGTCATTCGGCCTGTGTTTCTTTGTCGTCAACCTGCCGTTCTATCTGATCGGATACCGGCTGACCGGTTTAGGCTTCATTTTGCGCACATTCGTCTGTGTCACGGTCCTTTCTGTGCTGGTCGCGTTTCTTCCCGGGCTTTTTGCCTTCAAAACGCTGAACCCGCTTGCCGCGGCAATCGCCTTCGGGGTGCTTGTCGGCCTGGGCCTTCTCGGCATTATCCGCCATGGCGGCTCGCTTGGCGGTATCGGTATTGCTGCCCTGGTCGTTCAGGCACGCTGGAAAATTCCGGCGGGCTATGTGCAACTCGCGTCCGACATTCTGATTTTCTGCTGCGGTCTCTTCCTGTTTCCGCTCGACCTGATGGTCAATTCCTTTATTGGCGCCGTCATCCTCAATGCCGTCATCGCCTGGAACCACCGCTCCGGACGGTATATCGGCTAA
- a CDS encoding amino acid ABC transporter permease, with protein MSHDFVTDLPLYFSGLVTTLTVSLAGIAIAVLLGIALSAALRSSSRLVSIPARLYVEFARGAPLALVLFLIYYGGPQFGLVLSPYFAGIAGLGLYGAGPFAEIFRAGFNAVPDGEIEAAAMLGLNPGQSFRHIELPQALALTLPPSIGQAINLVKESSVLSVITLGELTKVAGTISSISFAVVTPYLTIALIYWAIVEALSQLGLHLERRLAARGI; from the coding sequence ATGAGCCATGATTTTGTGACGGATCTCCCGCTTTATTTCTCCGGGCTCGTGACAACGCTGACGGTGTCATTGGCCGGGATCGCGATCGCCGTCCTCCTCGGCATAGCGCTTTCCGCGGCCCTGCGCAGCTCCTCGCGTCTGGTCTCGATCCCCGCACGGCTCTATGTCGAGTTTGCGCGCGGCGCGCCGCTGGCGCTGGTCCTGTTCCTGATCTATTACGGCGGCCCGCAATTCGGCCTCGTCCTCAGCCCCTATTTCGCCGGCATTGCCGGTCTCGGACTTTACGGCGCCGGCCCTTTCGCGGAGATTTTCCGCGCCGGCTTCAATGCGGTGCCCGACGGCGAAATCGAGGCGGCCGCGATGCTGGGACTCAATCCCGGCCAGTCGTTCCGTCACATCGAGCTTCCCCAGGCGCTGGCGCTGACCCTGCCGCCGTCCATCGGCCAGGCGATCAATCTGGTGAAGGAATCCTCGGTCCTGTCGGTCATCACGCTCGGCGAGCTGACCAAGGTCGCCGGCACCATCAGTTCGATCAGCTTCGCGGTCGTCACGCCTTACCTCACCATCGCGCTGATTTACTGGGCGATCGTCGAAGCCCTGTCGCAGCTTGGCCTCCATCTTGAACGCCGCCTTGCAGCGAGGGGCATCTGA
- a CDS encoding amino acid ABC transporter permease, producing MTRADAGIWPVLFDGLVTTVGVSLTALLLGAPLALAIAAARRGGGVPKGCAALYVSFWRGTPILVQLLIVFYLLPFLGLDLQPVAAAILALALNTAAFQSEIYRAGLQAVPKGEREAAAMLGLSAPQTFLRVEAPQALRTMLPALIGEMQALVKNSSLVSVIAVTDLTRRAQQVAASTFRPLDAYTSALLLYVIVGALLAGAGIFVEKRLKGRPAR from the coding sequence ATGACCCGGGCTGACGCCGGCATCTGGCCGGTCCTTTTCGACGGTCTCGTCACGACGGTAGGCGTCAGCCTCACCGCCCTCCTGCTCGGCGCGCCGCTGGCGCTCGCCATCGCCGCGGCCAGACGCGGCGGCGGCGTTCCCAAAGGCTGCGCCGCGCTCTACGTCTCCTTCTGGCGCGGCACGCCCATTCTGGTGCAATTGCTGATCGTCTTCTATCTCCTGCCCTTTCTCGGGCTCGACCTGCAGCCGGTGGCGGCGGCAATTCTGGCGCTGGCGCTCAACACCGCCGCCTTCCAGTCCGAAATCTACCGTGCAGGTCTTCAAGCGGTCCCAAAGGGCGAGCGCGAGGCCGCCGCCATGCTGGGACTGTCCGCGCCCCAGACATTCCTGCGGGTCGAGGCACCGCAGGCGTTGCGCACCATGCTGCCGGCGCTGATCGGCGAGATGCAGGCGCTCGTCAAGAACTCCTCGCTCGTCTCGGTGATCGCGGTCACCGACCTGACCCGACGGGCGCAACAGGTCGCCGCCAGCACCTTCAGGCCGCTGGACGCCTACACATCCGCGCTGCTGCTCTACGTCATCGTCGGCGCGTTACTGGCCGGCGCCGGTATCTTCGTTGAAAAGCGCCTGAAAGGCAGGCCGGCAAGATGA